Proteins encoded in a region of the Candidatus Zixiibacteriota bacterium genome:
- the pssA gene encoding CDP-diacylglycerol--serine O-phosphatidyltransferase — MEVAQFRGIFPGSFTMGNIICGFIAIISAFEGEITTACWMIILAAFLDGLDGKVARFASSTSRFGVELDSLADMISFGLAPAVIMYILKLHSLGKWGWVISIVYIMASAYRLARFNLLAQTEEKKNFLGLPVPGAALALVSYVIFSYKIWGQLEYSEYLVSMVILFSALMVSQVEYDALPDRFNTRRNRLKLIFLLFAGIALLWKPRHLLFPIIALYIIIGIAREAYRFLYLGVGYVKKRHGQSRDESEKVEDE; from the coding sequence ATGGAAGTTGCTCAATTTCGTGGTATTTTCCCCGGCTCCTTTACCATGGGGAATATCATTTGCGGATTCATTGCCATCATTTCGGCATTTGAAGGGGAAATCACAACCGCCTGTTGGATGATTATACTGGCTGCCTTCCTGGACGGCTTGGATGGCAAAGTGGCCCGGTTTGCCAGCAGTACCTCGCGCTTCGGTGTCGAACTTGATTCTCTCGCCGATATGATATCCTTCGGGCTGGCGCCGGCTGTAATAATGTACATATTGAAACTTCACTCCCTCGGCAAATGGGGCTGGGTTATTAGCATCGTTTATATAATGGCGTCCGCCTACCGTCTGGCGCGCTTCAACCTGCTGGCGCAAACTGAAGAGAAGAAAAACTTCCTCGGTTTGCCGGTTCCCGGCGCCGCCCTTGCCCTGGTTTCCTACGTCATTTTCAGTTACAAAATCTGGGGACAACTCGAGTACAGTGAATATCTGGTCTCCATGGTGATTCTATTTTCCGCCCTGATGGTTTCTCAGGTTGAGTATGACGCCCTTCCCGACCGCTTCAATACCCGCCGCAATCGCCTCAAGCTTATCTTCTTGCTGTTTGCCGGAATAGCCCTTCTCTGGAAGCCCAGACATTTATTATTTCCAATTATTGCCCTTTATATTATAATAGGCATTGCCCGCGAGGCGTATCGATTTTTATACCTCGGCGTTGGGTATGTGAAAAAACGTCACGGCCAGAGCCGGGACGAGAGCGAAAAGGTTGAAGATGAGTAA
- the purS gene encoding phosphoribosylformylglycinamidine synthase subunit PurS: MSKKAVIYIRLKEGVLDPQGVTIQRAILNMGYDAVSSVRSGKFFELELASDGAQATAQVEDICRKLLANPVIEDFKVEYAQ, encoded by the coding sequence ATGAGTAAGAAAGCTGTCATTTATATTCGGCTCAAGGAAGGAGTCCTTGACCCGCAAGGCGTGACCATTCAAAGAGCCATTCTGAATATGGGGTATGATGCCGTTTCATCGGTCCGCTCCGGCAAATTCTTTGAACTGGAGCTTGCGTCCGACGGCGCCCAAGCCACCGCCCAGGTCGAAGATATCTGCCGCAAACTGCTGGCAAATCCGGTCATTGAGGATTTTAAGGTGGAGTACGCCCAATGA